Genomic segment of Candidatus Eisenbacteria bacterium:
GCGAGAGAATCGCGTTCTCCGGCACTCGCCCTTCGAGTGCGGCGGCGAACGCATCGACGTCGTAGAGGCCCTTGCCGGTGAAGGTGCCCTCGCCGAACAAGTCCTGGTAGGTGTCCGAGACTGCGGTGGTGTAGGGATCGATCCCGGTGTGTCCTGCATAGACTCGCGCGAACAGGGATCCCGCGGCGCTCGCCATCGTGACGCTCACGCGCGGCTGCAGCATGCCGTATCCCCGCACCACACGGCGCAGGGCGGGATCGAACACGGCGCGATTGAGCGGATGCTCGATCACGCCGATCAACTGACGCGCGGAATCGCGCGGCAGCCGCGTGTCGCTGTCGAGCGTGATGCAGTAGCGCACCTGGGGGAGGATCGAGAGCTCGCCGCGCGTGATCACGAAGCTGGTGTCCGTCGCTCCCCGCAGCAGGCGATTGAATTCCTCGAGCTTCCCACGCTTTCGCTCCCAGCCCATCCACACGCCTTCACTCGCGTTCCACCTTCTCGCGCGATGGAACAGGTAGAAGCGGTCACTTCGGCCCGCCCCGTAGCGGACGTTCAGCGCCTCGATGCCGGCGATGGCCGCTTCGAGCGTCTCCTGTTCGCCCGCGAGGTGTTCGGCGTCGGCGTCGGCGAAATCGGTCAGCAGCGCGAAGTGAATACTCGGATCGTTGTTCCCGAGCGCGTGCACCTCGAGATGCTCGACCAGCGCGCGCGCCCCGTCGACCGAGGCGAGCAGGGTCGGGACCACCACCATCGTGCGGGCCGAGACGGGAATGCCATCACGAAGGTCGAGACGCGGGAGGCGTCGCGGTTTGACGATGCGATGCACGACGCGATGAACGGTCGCGACCGCGAAGCTCGCGGCCGGCAGCAATGCGATCGCGGCCACCCACGCGAAGCTCGAGGTGGCGGCGCCCTGTGCTTGGGCGCCCCAGACGGCGAGCGCGACTCCCAGCAGGGTCAACGAGGCGACGGTTCCGAGATAGAACGTCGTCGCGTGCCCGAAAATCGCGCGAGTGAATCGGAGGCGAAGTCGTGGTGCGTGCGCAACATCGACCTCGAAGCCGCGCCGCCCGCCACCGATCAGGTGATAGCCGACGTGGGCGGCGAGTGATCCGAAGCCATTGGCTTCCGCGGCCTCGCGGGAGCTCTCGATCGCACGCAGCGCGACGCGAACCTGAGCTTCGCCGGTCGGTTCGGCCAACTCCTCGACGGCGTGCCGGTAGCGGTCGCGGCTCGTGAAGTCCATGCGGCCATAGGTGCCGTTCGGATCCCGCATGAGGATTTGTTCGATGAGGCTGACGCTCTCGAAGTATTGATTCCAGTCGAGCGTCGCGCACAGCCGCAGGCTCGTGATGCAATTGCCCATCGACACGCTGCCCATCGCCTGTCGCTGATGCTCGGCTCGCACGGCCTCTTCGACGGTGACGCCGCCCCGGCCGAGCCGCTCTTCCAGCTGCGATCGAAGCTCGGCCGCCGCCGCGCCGTACTCGCGCATCCGCTGCAGCAGCTGATCGACGAACGCGACATGGAGCTGCCGTGGCAGCGGGGCAGGCCGTTCGGATCCGTGATGACGCTCAAATGCCGCGAAGTGCCGGTCCGCGCTTCGGCGTCCGTCACGGCTCTCCAGCAGTTCCTCAGCCAATCGTCGCAAGTGGCCGATCAGGGCCATCTTGAGCATGCTCGGCCACGCCCACAGTTCGCCGATGCTGATGCTTGCAACGGTCTGAAACGCATTCATGAAGCGATCGAGCCGGCGGGCGTCGAGTCGCGCGTCGCTGTACCGCAGCAACTCGACCGCCATGGCGAAGATGCGAGCCATTCCCGCGCGATCACGGGCCGCGAGCTTGGGCAGTTCCTGGTAGTAGCGAGTCGGGAGGTGGTGGCGGATCTCGCGGATCTCGCCCTCGATGAGATGGAAGTTGTCCAGCAACCACTCGGCGCCCGGCGCGATCGCCTCGCCATGTCGCACGTCGGCGGCGATTCGGCGATAGGCATCGCGCAGCACCCGAGCATCGGCATCGAGTTGCCGCAGCAGCAAGGGCCCGCGCCGCGGATGGCGCGACAACGTGAACCCGGCCGCCAGTGCGCGGGCGCGTTCTTCGAGGCGCTCGACGCCGAGCAGCTCCCCGTGAAGGGGGCTCGAGTCGAGACCGATCGGACGAAGGTGAGGCTCGCTCGTTGCAGGGCTCGCTGCCAACGGTGTGCGCTCCTTCCGCGAGATGACCGTGGTGGGCACGGCCGCAGGATTGAGGCCTGCGCATACTATCAGGCCGGCTTCGTCGACGGGCCAGCGGTGTGGCAACATGCACGGCAATGAACGACGCTCCGCTCATCTTGGTCACTGGTGGCTCGGGCTTCAACGGCATCAATCTGATCCGCCATCTGCTCGAGCGCGGCTACCGAGTGCGCTCGCTCGACCTGCTGTCGTTCGACTACGTCGATTGTCGCGATCGCATCGAGGCGATCCAGGGCGACATTCGCGACCGCGAGACCGTCGAGTCCGCTATGCGCGGAGTTCGACTGGTCGTGCACTGCGCCATGGCGCTGCCGCTCTACCCCTCGCACGAAATCCTCACCACCGGGATCGACGGCACGCGTCGGCTGCTCGAGAGCGCGGAACGGAATCGAGTCGAGCGCTTCGTCCACATCTCATCGACTGCGGTCTACGGGATTCCGGACCACCATCCACTGCTCGAGACGGATCGACTCGATGGCGTGGGTCCCTACGGCAAGGCCAAGGTCGAAGCCGAGTCGGTGTGCCACGAGTTTCGCGCCCGGGGGATGTGCGTCCCGATTCTGCGCCCCAAGAGCTTCATCGGGCCCGAGCGACTCGGCGTATTCGCGCTGTTATACGACTGGGCGCAGGAAGGGCGCAGCTTCCCGATGATCGGAAACGGGAAGAATCGCTATCAGCTGCTCGACGTCGCCGACTTGTGTCAGGCCATCGAGCGCTGCCTGACGCTCGATACCGCGATCGTCAACGACACCTTCAACATCGGTGCGCGGGAGTTCCTGACCATGCGCGAGGACTACCAGGCGGTGCTCGACCGCGCGGGGTTCGGCAAGCGGGTGCGCGGATTCCCGTCCGCTCCGCTGATCTGGACGTTGCGGGTCCTCGACGCGCTGCGACTCTCTCCGCTCTACAAATGGGTGTACGAGACCGCCAGTAAGGACTCGTTCGTCTCGATCGAGAAGGCCGAGCGACTGTTGGGCTATCGATCTCAGTACTCCAACCGGCAGGCGCTGGTTCGCAACTTCGAGTGGTATCTGGCTCACCGAAGCGAGTTCGCCAACCGCTCGGGAGTCTCACACCGGGTGCCGTGGAAACAGGGCGCGCTCGGAATCGCCAGGCTGTTCTTCTAGCGGAGTCCGGCTCTTGAAAGATCTCACCACAGGTTCGGTGACGCGGCATCTGCTGCAGACCAGCGGCTTCATGCTCGTCACCATGCTGTTTCAGACGCTCTACTTCCTCGTCGATCTGTACTGGGTGGGGAGGCTCGGCAAGGAAGCCGTGGCCGGCGTCGGAGTGGCGGGCAATCTCATGTTCGTCGTGCTCGCGATGACTCAGATGCTGGGGGTGGGGACCACCACGCTGATCTCGCATGCAGCCGGGCGCAAGGAACCCGATCGAGCGCTGTTGGTCTTCAACCAGTCGCAGGTGCTGTCGGTGTTCGTCGGCATCGCCTTCTTCTCAATCGCCATGCTGGGGCGTGGCGTGTACGTCGACAATCTGAGCGCCGATGCCGAGACCGCGCGCCTCGCGGACGAGTACCTGCGGTGGTTCATCCCCGCGACCGCACTCCAGTTCGCCATGGTGTCGATGGCTGCCGCACTGCGCGGCACCGGCAACTTCATGCCCGGCATGATCGTTCAGTCGGCGACCGTGGTGCTCAACATGATCCTCGCGCCGTTTCTGATCTTCGGCTGGTTCACGGATCGACCCATGGGTGTGGCCGGGGCGGCGCTGGCGACACTGATTGCGATCGCGATCGGAACCGCGTGGCTGCTGACCTACTTCATTCCGCGCGAGTCCTACTTGCGCTTCATGCGTGCCGATTGGAAGCCGCAGCTGGCCCTGTGGGGACAGTTGCTCAAGATCGGGCTTCCGGCCGGCGCCGAGTTCGCACTCATGGCCGTCTATCTATTCGTCATCTATGCGATCAGCCGCCCGTTCGGTGCCGCCGCTCAGGCCGGGTTCGGGATCGGAATGCGCGTGATGCAGGCCGGCTTCATGCCCGTCGTGGCACTCGGCTTCTCGGTCGCCCCGGTGGCGGGACAGAACTTCGGCGCACATCATCTGAATCGGGTGCGCGAAGTGTTTCGCTCGGCGGTGTTGCTCTCGATCGCCGTGATGGCCGTGTTCGCGCTGCTGTGCCATGTCGCGCCGGCCGCCATGATCCGGTTGTTCTCATCCGACCCGCAGGTCGTCGCGGTGGGAGACGAGTACCTGCGCATCGTGTCGTGGAATTTCGTGGCGGCCGGCATCGTGTTCGTGGTTTCGAGCATGTTCCAGGCGCTCGGCAACACGATTCCATCGTTGATCAGCTCGTTCGTACGATTGCTGGTGCTCGTGGTGCCGGGCCTCCTGTTGTCTCGCATGGACGGGTTCCAGCTCTACTGGATCTGGTACCTCTCGGTCGCCGCGGTGACGGTGCAGATGATCCTCAGTTTGCTGTTGCTGCGTCGTGAATTCGTGCGCAAACTCTCCAGTCCCGTCAACGTGCCGTCGCCCGTGATCCCGATCGCCGCGGGTTCATGACGCGCGCCGCGCTCGCAATCTTCACGTATGCGCTGCTCCAGGGCGCCGCCACCGTCCCGGTGGCCGCTCGAGCCGCGACTCGCTCCGTCGCGGTCGCGCTGCCCGACACCGGACTGTTCTCCCCAGTCGCCGCTCAGCTCGAAGCTCAACGGGCACTGCTGGCGGCCCTGCCCGCCGTCCGACCGAGCCCGGAGCGCGTGTGGCTGCTTCTGGACTCCGGACAGCCCGATCAGGCCGCGCGCGAAGCCACCAGGCTGGGAGTCGAGGACGAGGCGTCCGTTGTCGCGCGCGCCCGCGCACGGCTCGCGATCCAGGACTTCACGGCGCTCGAACCGCTCATGGCGCGACTTGCGGACTTCGATTCACCGGACGCGCGGGACACTCGATACGCGTGGGAGCGCGCGCGCGATGCGTCGGCGGCCATCGACTCGCTCACCCGGACGCGGCTCGCGGGCGGGGATTCTGGCGTAGTACCGGAACTGCTCGCGGCCGGGCGGCTAGCACACGAAATGCTGGAGCACGCGCGCGCCGAATCTCTGTTCGACCGCGCCCTCGGGGCGCTGCCGACGGGCGACTCCTCATCGATCCGTCGCGCTCGGGCCGCAGCGCGCCTGGGTCGAGCACTGGTGATGCAGAAACGCCGTGAGTGGGATGCATCACTCGCCGAACTCGAGCGGACCCTCGATGAC
This window contains:
- a CDS encoding NAD-dependent epimerase/dehydratase family protein yields the protein MNDAPLILVTGGSGFNGINLIRHLLERGYRVRSLDLLSFDYVDCRDRIEAIQGDIRDRETVESAMRGVRLVVHCAMALPLYPSHEILTTGIDGTRRLLESAERNRVERFVHISSTAVYGIPDHHPLLETDRLDGVGPYGKAKVEAESVCHEFRARGMCVPILRPKSFIGPERLGVFALLYDWAQEGRSFPMIGNGKNRYQLLDVADLCQAIERCLTLDTAIVNDTFNIGAREFLTMREDYQAVLDRAGFGKRVRGFPSAPLIWTLRVLDALRLSPLYKWVYETASKDSFVSIEKAERLLGYRSQYSNRQALVRNFEWYLAHRSEFANRSGVSHRVPWKQGALGIARLFF
- a CDS encoding MATE family efflux transporter; amino-acid sequence: MKDLTTGSVTRHLLQTSGFMLVTMLFQTLYFLVDLYWVGRLGKEAVAGVGVAGNLMFVVLAMTQMLGVGTTTLISHAAGRKEPDRALLVFNQSQVLSVFVGIAFFSIAMLGRGVYVDNLSADAETARLADEYLRWFIPATALQFAMVSMAAALRGTGNFMPGMIVQSATVVLNMILAPFLIFGWFTDRPMGVAGAALATLIAIAIGTAWLLTYFIPRESYLRFMRADWKPQLALWGQLLKIGLPAGAEFALMAVYLFVIYAISRPFGAAAQAGFGIGMRVMQAGFMPVVALGFSVAPVAGQNFGAHHLNRVREVFRSAVLLSIAVMAVFALLCHVAPAAMIRLFSSDPQVVAVGDEYLRIVSWNFVAAGIVFVVSSMFQALGNTIPSLISSFVRLLVLVVPGLLLSRMDGFQLYWIWYLSVAAVTVQMILSLLLLRREFVRKLSSPVNVPSPVIPIAAGS